One Ailuropoda melanoleuca isolate Jingjing chromosome 14, ASM200744v2, whole genome shotgun sequence DNA segment encodes these proteins:
- the ZBTB7C gene encoding zinc finger and BTB domain-containing protein 7C — protein sequence MANGIDELIGIPFPNHSSEVLCSLNEQRHDGLLCDVLLVVQGQEYRTHRSVLAACSKYFKKLFTAGALASQPDVYEIDFVQPEALAAILDFAYTSTLTITASNVKHILNAARMLEIQCIVNVCLEIMEPGGDGGEEDDKEDDDDDEDDEDEEDEEEEEEEEEEDEDDDTEDFADQENLPDPQDINCHQSPSKTDHLTEKAYSDTPGDSPDPFQAGGPGHLGMIRDFSIESLLRENLYPKANITDRRPSLSPFAPDFFPHLWPGDFGAFAQLPEQPMDSGPLDLVIKNRKIKEEEKEELPPPPPPPFPSDFFKDMFPDLPGGPLGPIKAESDYGAYLNFLSATHLGGLFPPWPLVEERKLKPKASQQCPICHKVIMGAGKLPRHMRTHTGEKPYMCNICEVRFTRQDKLKIHMRKHTGERPYLCIHCNAKFVHNYDLKNHMRIHTGVRPYQCEFCYKSFTRSDHLHRHIKRQSCRMARPRRGRKPAAWRAASLLFGPGGPAPDKAAFVMPPALGEVGGPLGGAAVCLPGPSPAKHFLAAPKGALSLQELERQFEETQMKLFGRAQLEAERNAGGLLAFALAENVAAARPYFPLPDPWAAGLAGLPGLAGLNHMASMSEANN from the exons ATGGCCAATGGCATCGACGAGCTCATCGGCATTCCCTTCCCCAACCACAGCAGCGAGGTCCTGTGCAGCCTGAACGAGCAGCGGCACGACGGCCTGCTCTGCGACGTGCTGCTGGTGGTGCAGGGGCAGGAGTACCGCACGCACCGCTCCGTCCTGGCGGCCTGCAGCAAGTACTTCAAGAAGCTCTTCACGGCCGGCGCCCTGGCCAGCCAGCCGGACGTCTATGAGATCGACTTCGTCCAGCCCGAGGCCCTGGCCGCCATCCTGGACTTCGCCTACACCTCCACGCTCACCATCACCGCCTCCAACGTCAAGCACATTCTCAACGCTGCCAGGATGCTGGAGATCCAGTGCATCGTGAACGTGTGTCTGGAGATCATGGAGCCCGGCGGGGACGGCGGGGAGGAGGACGACAAGGAGGACGACGACGATGACGAGGATGATGAGGAcgaggaggatgaggaggaggaagaggaggaagaggaagaggacgaGGATGACGACACGGAGGACTTTGCCGATCAAGAAAACTTGCCTGACCCCCAGGACATCAACTGCCACCAAAGCCCTTCCAAGACGGACCATCTCACAGAGAAGGCCTACTCGGACACGCCCGGGGACTCCCCCGACCCCTTCCAGGCCGGCGGCCCCGGGCATCTGGGCATGATCCGGGACTTCTCCATTGAATCTCTGCTGAGGGAGAACCTGTACCCCAAGGCCAACATCACCGACAGGAGGCCCTCCTTATCTCCGTTCGCCCCCGACTTCTTCCCGCACCTCTGGCCAGGGGACTTCGGTGCCTTCGCCCAGCTGCCCGAGCAGCCCATGGACAGTGGGCCACTGGACCTGGTCATCAAGAACCGGAAGatcaaggaggaggagaaagaggagctgcccccacccccaccgcccccctTCCCTAGCGACTTCTTCAAGGACATGTTCCCTGACCTTCCCGGGGGGCCACTGGGCCCCATCAAGGCGGAGAGTGACTATGGTGCCTATCTCAACTTCCTGAGTGCCACCCACCTGGGAGGCCTCTTCCCGCCCTGGCCGCTGGTGGAGGAGCGCAAGCTGAAGCCCAAGGCCTCCCAGCAGTGCCCCATTTGCCACAAAGTCATCATGGGGGCCGGGAAGCTGCCGCGGCACATGAGGACCCACACCGGGGAGAAGCCATACATGTGCAATATCTGTGAGGTCCGCTTCACCAG GCAGGACAAGCTGAAGATCCACATGCGGAAGCACACGGGGGAGCGACCCTACCTGTGCATCCACTGCAACGCCAAGTTCGTGCACAACTACGACCTCAAGAACCACATGCGCATCCACACGGGCGTGCGGCCGTACCAGTGCGAGTTCTGCTACAAGAGCTTCACGCGCTCCGACCACCTGCACCGCCACATCAAGCGCCAGAGCTGCCGCATGGCCCGGCCCCGGCGCGGCCGCAAGCCCGCCGCCTGGAGGGCCGCCAGCCTGCTCTTCGGGCCGGGCGGCCCGGCGCCCGACAAGGCGGCCTTCGTGATGCCGCCTGCGCTGGGCGAGGTGGGCGGCCCCCTGGGCGGGGCAGCCGTGTGCCTCCCGGGCCCCAGCCCCGCCAAGCACTTCCTGGCGGCGCCCAAGGGCGCGCTGAGCCTGCAGGAGCTCGAGCGGCAGTTCGAGGAGACGCAGATGAAGCTGTTCGGGCGCGCGCAGCTGGAGGCCGAGCGGAACGCGGGGGGCCTGTTGGCCTTCGCGCTGGCCGAGAACGTGGCGGCCGCGCGGCCCTACTTCCCGCTGCCCGACCCGTGGGCCGCCGGCCTGGCGGGCCTCCCCGGGCTCGCCGGCCTCAACCACATGGCCTCCATGTCTGAAGCCAACAACTAG